GCCCCATGTGAGTGAACACGCGGACCTGTCCAAATGGTCCCAATGTTCGCACCGGGAGGTCAGCCGATCCTCGATTTTCAGTCGGAAGTACTGGAAAACACGTAAATAAATgctcagcaaaaaaaaacatcgcgTCAGTCGCATaacatttcttttttctcccattttatGGACACTCATTAAACGACGAACATATGtacctcgaaaaaaaatcacgtaacgaatatatatgtatatataaagTTGGAAATTTTATGCGGCTGAATTTTTGCGACGAGAGATGAAAtttcacagatttttttttctgtgtaaTAATTCTTGTTTGAAAGTAAGTTGGAAAATAGTTTATTAGCCTTTAGATTTTTCGGTGAATATTTCTCACGCGTGCACACATCATCCAACATCACTTCATTATACAAGACCAATAGGTGTTATAAAAATGTTGCGTTTTATACCCTTCGCGCATTGTTAAACGTACCTCCGGAATAAAGAGGAAGAAGTCGAGGCAGTAAAGTAGAAAGCAATAGTGCAAACATAAACCATAGGAATGCGTCATTACAGGTTTATTAAGtgatgaaaaatacaattagGAAAAACTCATTATTCTCGGTCTTTGAATAAATCCATAGCAGATTGACGTGTACGATCCAAAAATTAAAACATTCTAGGCACAGATCCAGATTGAATGACAGCCTATAGAATCATCCTTGACGAATATCGgttttggaaataaaattttcaaattttaatgattttttaattttacattttcagaATGAGTTGTCAATGTCCACTGACAACAGCGCCGGGTCCTACTCTGGCATCGACATGCGGTGGGCCTTCCTTCATGCTGTTCATGGGCCTTCTGGAAGTTTTCCTGAGGAGCCAGTGCGACCTGGAAGACCCCTGCAATCGGCCGCAGCCGCCGCCCCGAGTCGACTCAAGGTATCACCAGGTtccctgtaaaaaaaattaattcaccaaATTTTCCGTCCGAAATTCCGGGagaaaaaacgaaattttcattgaacccTTCTCTCCTGTAATTGCACAGCGTAAATTCATTTATGTGCCCCATAAATAATGTCTTATTGGCACACGTCAAACGGCATTTGCGACTATCAGAATCCTGGACACGATAATTTTCACCCAATCTCATTTCAACCGATGATAAGCGTGATTTCTCCCTCTTCAATCATGAATGCTAATTTTCCATTGCGCAAAAAAGCCCAATAGACTCTCCCCCGGGGGGCTATCGGTACAATATCCCCGATATGCCTGAGGCTTTGTAATGTCGTAATTACAATCAAGAAATCAAGATCGTGCACAGATGCGATTACAATTCTCAAACTTTCAGGGACTTTCACTTCGTGATGCGCAaatattattggaaaaataaataatctggtTTCGTGGATCGCAacccttcccccccccccccccctcctgctGCATTCCACGGAGAGACATAAATTTGTATTCATATCCGAGCGTTCGGGAACGTGGAATAGATATCTAGGGTGAATTCTCGTATTCGAAACTTTGGTtaagatttttcaacaatgaaGAATCGCTTCAAAGAGATGGATTTTCCCTCAACTCCGGAAATAATCACTGGCAAAGCGataaatagtaataaaatttttaatgagtccAGAATTGAATTCCCTTCGATATTTCTCCTCAGATAAATCACTTTTCAGATGATTGAGTTCCTAATGAGATGGGAAAAATTGATGCATTACGTTCCATTGATTACATGAGATATTACTGAACTCCAATTATTCAATCCCATACTTATTTCTACAGTTATGATTTTGTTGTCATCGGAGGAGGAAGTGGAGGTGCCACTGTGGCAGCTAGACTCTCAGAGGAGCCGACCTTTTCGGTTCTCCTACTGGAGGCAGGCATGGATGAGCCCACAGGTACCCAGATTCCCTCTTTCTTCTTCAATTTCTTGGGAAGCGACATTGATTGGAACTACAATACAGAGCCTGAGGAGGAGGCCTGCCTTAATAAAGAGAGTAGGAGGTGTTACTGGCCGAGAGGAAAAGTAAACATCCCTTCCTTATTTATTTACCACTTATTTACATACTATATTTCATCTATATATCGGTATTATTGATCCAACTATCGATGGCTTAAACAGTAATTAGGACTGATGAGCCTGACGATCTCCGCTAccgatatatttaatttacttCAAGGTTCTCGGTGGAACCAGTGTAATGAATGGAATGACGTACATGCGAGGATCTCGGAAAGATTACGACGATTGGGCGCGATTGGGCAATACCGGCTGGTCCTACCAGGATGTATTACCATACTTTTTACGTAGTGAAGACAATGCCCAGATCAATGACATGGATTACAGCTACCACTCAACCGGAGGCCCATTAACCGTGACGCATTTTCCCTACCATCCACCTCTCAGTCGGGCCCTTGTCGATGCCGGCCGAGAGCTGGGTAAGCAAATTGATTGGAACAGTTGATTACACAGTTATGAAATTCTCTTTCCCTTTCAAAGAAGAAAGCGTATTCTCAATTAGCcggttaatttttcaaatctctACGCTCTAACTATTGATTCATCATCTCTGGCAGGGTACAAAGCCGTGGATTTGAATGGTAGAAGCCACACCGGGTTCATGATAGCCCAGACAACATCGAGAAATGGGTCGAGACTGTCAACATCACGAGCATTCCTCCGACCAGCTCGTAATCGTCGAAATCTCCACGTTATGCTAAATTCAACAGCCACGAGGATCCTGTTTGACCAGAATAAACAGGCTGTTGCAGTTGAATTTGTCCACGACGATCAACTGCATCGTGTCAATGTCCGCAAGGAGGTCGTTATCAGCGGAGGTAATGAACGCacaggaaaattcattaaaaaattcctcaggattaatttttttctgttcttgTTTCTGCAATTTAATAGACTATATATAtgtgtgtgttttttttttttttttgaggcgCCGTCAATTCTCCCCAAATTCTATTGAACAGCGGCATTGGCCCAAGAGACGAGCTGTCGTCGATCGGAGTCCCAACTGTTCAACATTTGCCCGGAGTCGGGAAAAATCTTCACAATCACGTTGCCTATGCCTTAGCCTTTACTATCAACGATACTGACACAACACCTCTCAATTGGGCAACCGCAATGGAGTATTTGTTGTTCAGAGATGGTCTCATGTCAGGAACTGgtgagaaaagaaaatttaaatcaaGCGGAATTGGAGCTTAAAAATCGCTCGGATAAATTTCTTGGCCTCCGTTACCGAGCGCTAATTTCACTCATCCTCTTCAGCCGCTCAGATTTAATCTTCAACATTGATTTAATCACTCCTCCATCTTCACCGTAAATTCATAAAGCCAGCTATCACCATCCCAGTTCCGTCCTCACCCATCATCCTTCTCCATTATTCCCTTTTTCAGTATAGTGTGAGAATAACTCAGAGAAAGCGCATTGCACAATATCGTGGTTCGTGACTGATGTGACTTCGTGATGCAATTGGTGTTTTATTCCGATTTGAATTCAATGCATTTCTTTTGCAAGATATTCTTCACCACTTCCCGCAGAAATATATTTGAATCTTGCAAAGATTGAGatttgagaaagaaaaattctcaattttcagGCTCTTCAATACTTTTACTAAGAGTCCACCTACGTAAAAAGCAAAATGGCATTTCTATTTTCCAGGAATCTCGGAGGTGACAGCAATGATAAACACGAAATACGCCAATCCTCAAGACGATCACCCGGACATTCAATTGATCTTCGGTGGATATCTAGCAGATTGCGCTGAAACAGGAATGGTGGGTGAGAAAAAGGGTGGAAAGAGGAGTGTTTACATAATTCCAACACTCCTCCACCCCAAGAGTCGTGGGTACCTCAgattgaaaaacaataatCCGCTATCGAAGCCCCTGATCTTCCCGAAGTATCTGACTCATCCGGACGACGTGGGCGGTCTGATCGAGGGTATTAAATTCTCTATAAGACTCGCGCAAACCCGCACACTCTCACGATACGCCTTCGAGCTCGATAAAACCCCAGTCAAGGGCTGTGAGAACTTGAAGTTCGGTTGTGATGCATACTGGGAGTGTGCTATTAAGCACGACACCGCCCCGGAGAACCATCAGGCGGGTTCTTGCAAAATGGGCCCCGATAACGATCCACTGGCCGTCGTTGATAATCAACTGAG
This genomic stretch from Diachasmimorpha longicaudata isolate KC_UGA_2023 chromosome 6, iyDiaLong2, whole genome shotgun sequence harbors:
- the LOC135164092 gene encoding glucose dehydrogenase [FAD, quinone], coding for MSCQCPLTTAPGPTLASTCGGPSFMLFMGLLEVFLRSQCDLEDPCNRPQPPPRVDSSYDFVVIGGGSGGATVAARLSEEPTFSVLLLEAGMDEPTGTQIPSFFFNFLGSDIDWNYNTEPEEEACLNKESRRCYWPRGKVLGGTSVMNGMTYMRGSRKDYDDWARLGNTGWSYQDVLPYFLRSEDNAQINDMDYSYHSTGGPLTVTHFPYHPPLSRALVDAGRELGYKAVDLNGRSHTGFMIAQTTSRNGSRLSTSRAFLRPARNRRNLHVMLNSTATRILFDQNKQAVAVEFVHDDQLHRVNVRKEVVISGGAVNSPQILLNSGIGPRDELSSIGVPTVQHLPGVGKNLHNHVAYALAFTINDTDTTPLNWATAMEYLLFRDGLMSGTGISEVTAMINTKYANPQDDHPDIQLIFGGYLADCAETGMVGEKKGGKRSVYIIPTLLHPKSRGYLRLKNNNPLSKPLIFPKYLTHPDDVGGLIEGIKFSIRLAQTRTLSRYAFELDKTPVKGCENLKFGCDAYWECAIKHDTAPENHQAGSCKMGPDNDPLAVVDNQLRVRGVRGVRVADTSIMPRVTSGNTNAPAIMIGERAADFIKTTWIGS